A genomic stretch from Candidatus Omnitrophota bacterium includes:
- the cimA gene encoding citramalate synthase gives MNKIELYDTTLRDGAQSEGISFTVADKLKICEKLDELGVDFIEGGWPGANPKDMEFFKKAKSLGLKKSKLVAFGSTRRAGVKASQDKVLSALLDADTKVITIFGKSWDLHVRDVFKCDPGENLLMIEDSVKYLKSKGRTVFFDAEHFFDGFKGNKEYAIRCIKSASSSGADRIVLCDTNGGTITSQVFEIVEEVKAAISTPIGIHAHNDCDMAVANSVAAIQAGCIQVQGTINGYGERCGNANLISIIANLRLKLDIACVSDMQLKELTEIARFVAEICNMKLEDRQPYVGNSAFAHKAGVHINAILKNPITYEHADPGMVGNHRRLLISELSGKSTIFKKAQEMNLDLGKDTEKSRSILNTLQSLEHKGYHFETAEASLELLIKRIMKKFKDFFELEDFRVIIEKRKNGKMSSEATIKLKVGKESEHTASLGDGPVNALDSALRKALKKFYPKLDEMHLTDYKVRVLDEKEGTAARVRVLIQSQDKQDSWWTMGVSENIIDASWLALVDSVEYKLLKDSKK, from the coding sequence ATGAATAAGATAGAGCTTTATGATACGACCCTGAGAGACGGCGCGCAGTCGGAAGGCATATCTTTCACCGTAGCGGACAAGCTCAAGATCTGTGAAAAGCTGGACGAGCTGGGCGTCGACTTCATTGAGGGCGGATGGCCCGGAGCGAATCCTAAAGATATGGAGTTCTTTAAGAAGGCCAAATCGCTCGGCCTCAAAAAGTCAAAGCTCGTCGCGTTCGGCAGCACCAGGCGCGCCGGTGTTAAGGCTTCTCAGGATAAGGTGCTCAGTGCCCTTCTCGATGCCGATACAAAGGTCATAACGATATTCGGGAAATCGTGGGACCTGCATGTCAGGGATGTCTTTAAATGCGATCCGGGCGAAAACCTATTGATGATAGAGGACTCGGTGAAGTACCTGAAGTCCAAAGGAAGGACTGTCTTTTTCGATGCAGAGCACTTTTTCGACGGGTTCAAGGGCAACAAAGAGTACGCGATCAGGTGCATAAAGTCAGCTTCTTCATCCGGTGCGGACAGGATAGTGCTTTGCGACACAAACGGCGGTACCATAACATCTCAGGTATTCGAGATAGTGGAAGAGGTGAAGGCGGCCATTTCCACGCCTATAGGGATCCACGCTCATAACGATTGCGATATGGCGGTGGCGAATTCCGTGGCTGCCATACAGGCGGGATGCATTCAGGTCCAGGGCACGATCAACGGGTACGGCGAAAGGTGCGGCAATGCTAACCTGATCTCGATCATAGCGAACCTTAGGCTTAAGCTCGATATCGCTTGCGTCTCCGATATGCAATTAAAAGAATTAACCGAAATCGCGAGGTTCGTCGCGGAAATCTGTAATATGAAGCTTGAGGACCGGCAGCCGTATGTCGGCAATAGCGCGTTCGCCCATAAAGCGGGCGTTCACATAAACGCTATCCTGAAGAACCCGATAACGTACGAGCATGCCGATCCCGGTATGGTTGGAAATCACAGGCGCCTTCTGATATCGGAGCTCTCCGGAAAATCGACTATCTTTAAGAAGGCCCAGGAGATGAACCTGGACCTGGGCAAAGATACCGAAAAGTCCAGAAGCATACTGAATACACTGCAGAGCCTCGAACATAAGGGATATCATTTTGAGACCGCAGAGGCATCTCTTGAGTTATTGATAAAGCGCATCATGAAGAAGTTTAAAGATTTCTTCGAGCTTGAGGATTTCAGGGTCATAATCGAGAAACGGAAAAACGGCAAGATGTCTTCGGAAGCGACTATAAAGCTTAAGGTGGGCAAGGAGTCCGAGCATACAGCGTCTCTGGGGGACGGCCCTGTTAACGCGCTCGATAGCGCGCTCAGAAAAGCATTGAAGAAGTTTTATCCCAAGCTCGACGAGATGCATCTTACGGACTACAAAGTCCGTGTCCTGGATGAGAAGGAAGGGACTGCGGCCAGGGTCAGAGTGCTCATACAATCACAGGACAAGCAGGATTCATGGTGGACGATGGGCGTATCCGAGAATATAATCGATGCCTCATGGCTTGCGCTTGTTGATTCAGTGGAATATAAGCTGTTGAAAGATTCGAAAAAATAG
- a CDS encoding NAD(P)-dependent glycerol-3-phosphate dehydrogenase: MPKIKNICIIGDGGWGTTLAVLLAKKGYNVTIWGAFPEYIEVLKSTRENIKFLPGVKIPDSVKFTASLGDALKGRELIVLAVPSQFMRGVLTMLKMEDLSDKLFVSVTKGIENSTLKRMSEVICEVLGEHKLAVLSGPTIALEVANLSPSTAVAASSDIDFAVLVQEIFMTERFRIYATDDVAGVEVGGSLKNIIAIAAGSIDALGFGTNAKAALLTRGLVEMVRLGVAMGGRAETFYGLSGLGDLMTTCISQYSRNRWLGEEIGKGKSLKAILKETDMVVEGVVTARSAFDLASKYKVDMPITCEIYKVLYENKDPKKAVHDLMTRSPKIEGEY, translated from the coding sequence ATGCCAAAAATAAAAAATATCTGCATTATAGGCGATGGAGGCTGGGGCACCACTCTTGCGGTACTTCTCGCTAAAAAAGGTTATAATGTCACCATATGGGGCGCATTTCCCGAATACATAGAGGTATTGAAATCTACGCGGGAGAATATTAAATTCCTGCCCGGAGTCAAGATACCCGATAGCGTTAAGTTCACCGCTTCACTCGGAGATGCGCTTAAAGGCAGAGAGCTTATTGTGCTTGCTGTGCCGTCCCAGTTCATGAGAGGCGTATTGACCATGCTGAAGATGGAAGACCTTTCGGACAAGCTTTTTGTAAGCGTCACCAAGGGCATAGAGAACAGCACACTGAAACGAATGTCCGAAGTGATATGTGAGGTGCTGGGAGAACATAAGCTCGCGGTATTATCGGGTCCTACGATAGCTCTTGAGGTTGCCAACCTCTCACCGAGCACTGCCGTGGCCGCATCCAGTGATATCGACTTCGCTGTCCTCGTCCAGGAAATATTCATGACGGAACGTTTCAGGATATATGCTACCGATGATGTTGCCGGTGTCGAAGTCGGAGGGTCCTTAAAGAATATCATAGCGATAGCCGCGGGATCCATAGATGCGCTTGGGTTCGGAACGAACGCGAAAGCGGCGCTTCTGACCAGGGGCCTGGTAGAGATGGTCCGGCTTGGGGTAGCGATGGGGGGCAGGGCTGAGACATTCTACGGCCTTAGCGGACTTGGAGATCTCATGACGACATGCATAAGCCAGTATTCAAGAAATAGATGGCTCGGCGAGGAGATCGGCAAAGGAAAGTCACTTAAAGCGATATTGAAAGAGACCGATATGGTTGTCGAGGGTGTGGTGACGGCCAGATCCGCCTTCGATCTTGCGAGTAAATATAAGGTAGATATGCCCATCACCTGTGAAATATATAAAGTCTTATATGAGAATAAGGATCCGAAGAAAGCGGTTCATGACCTGATGACACGCTCGCCTAAAATCGAGGGGGAATATTGA
- a CDS encoding valine--tRNA ligase: MIVELSKTYNPHEVEERIYSDWESKGYFHADSNSKKKPYSIVIPPPNITGILHMGHALNNTIQDILIRFKRMQAFEAEWMPGTDHAGIATQNVVERALAKEGLKRHDLGREKFIEKVWKWRDEYGSTIIKQLKKLGCSCDWERTRFTMDEGLSEAVLDVFVRLHEKGLIYKGNYIINWCPRCHTALSDEESQHKDVDGMLYYVKYPVKGTAGKEEEHIVIATTRPETMLGDVAIAVNPKDKRYKDLKGKTLVLPILGRELKIVYDALVDMKFGTGALKVTPAHDPVDFGLGLKYGLEQINIMNDDATINSIGGDYEGMDRFEAREAIVEDLKARGLFIKSEPHRHAVGHCYRCHTMVEPRLSLQWFVRMKPLAAPAIEAVKNGSIKFYPARWTKVYLDWMENIRDWCISRQIWWGHRIPAYYCKKCRGEKAVIVSKVRPEKCPSCGSTEIEQDPDVLDTWFSSWLWPFSTFGWPKETPDLKYFYPTDSLVTAQEIIFFWVARMIMAGLEFRGDIPFRNVYIHGTVRDMTGTKMSKSLGNTIDPLDMIQKYGTDALRFSIISITAQGQDVYLSESRFELGRNFANKLWNASRFIMMNLKAEEIEVDLCTSFKTMKLTLAERWILSRFYSTLSYVSKCLDEYKFNEAANAIYEFLWHEFCDWYIEIAKSTINEKSSQVILYKILEKSLRMLHPFMPFITEEIWQKLPRSKDAAGDSIMTQPWPHVQSQMISRPDEDAMQKLIDLITSIRNIRSVWNIEPRTEVNAIINTHDAKDEKLLSDNIDLIKKLARVSGLRIGKHSKPKSSAVSVIGSMEVYLPLEGLIDFEKEKARLVKEHSRMESEMKGLTQRLKDKNFTSKAPKEIVEKQTERKTDLAIQIKKIKDNLKEIGV, from the coding sequence GTGATCGTGGAACTATCGAAAACATATAACCCTCACGAGGTTGAGGAGAGGATCTATTCTGATTGGGAGTCGAAAGGGTATTTTCACGCCGACTCCAACTCAAAGAAGAAGCCCTACTCAATAGTGATCCCGCCCCCGAATATCACAGGAATCCTTCATATGGGCCATGCATTGAATAATACTATACAGGATATCCTGATCCGGTTTAAAAGAATGCAGGCCTTTGAAGCCGAATGGATGCCCGGGACGGACCACGCCGGCATAGCTACCCAAAACGTCGTGGAGAGGGCCCTTGCAAAAGAGGGATTAAAGCGCCATGATTTAGGGCGCGAAAAATTCATCGAAAAAGTATGGAAGTGGCGCGACGAGTACGGATCGACTATCATAAAACAGCTTAAGAAGTTAGGATGCTCCTGCGATTGGGAGCGCACGCGTTTTACGATGGACGAAGGGCTTTCCGAGGCGGTCCTTGACGTATTCGTGCGGCTTCACGAGAAAGGTCTGATCTATAAAGGAAATTACATAATAAACTGGTGCCCTCGATGCCATACAGCGCTTTCGGATGAGGAGTCGCAGCATAAAGATGTGGACGGCATGCTCTATTATGTAAAGTATCCGGTAAAAGGTACCGCCGGCAAAGAAGAGGAGCACATTGTGATAGCGACGACGAGGCCCGAGACTATGCTTGGGGATGTCGCCATAGCTGTTAATCCGAAAGACAAGAGATATAAAGATCTTAAGGGCAAGACCCTGGTGCTTCCGATTTTAGGCAGAGAATTAAAGATAGTCTATGACGCTCTGGTCGATATGAAGTTCGGCACCGGCGCTCTCAAGGTAACTCCTGCGCATGACCCGGTGGATTTTGGGCTTGGCTTAAAATACGGCCTCGAACAGATAAACATCATGAACGATGATGCCACTATCAATTCTATCGGCGGCGATTATGAGGGAATGGACCGATTTGAGGCCAGGGAGGCCATCGTCGAGGATCTGAAAGCGCGGGGGCTATTCATAAAGTCCGAGCCGCACAGGCATGCCGTAGGGCATTGCTACAGATGCCACACTATGGTGGAGCCGAGGCTCTCTCTTCAGTGGTTTGTCAGGATGAAGCCGCTCGCCGCGCCCGCTATAGAAGCGGTAAAGAACGGGAGCATAAAATTCTACCCGGCACGATGGACTAAGGTCTATCTCGACTGGATGGAGAATATACGCGACTGGTGCATATCGCGCCAGATATGGTGGGGGCATCGCATCCCTGCTTACTATTGCAAAAAGTGCCGGGGCGAAAAAGCCGTTATTGTGTCCAAAGTAAGGCCTGAGAAGTGCCCGTCCTGCGGCTCGACAGAGATAGAACAGGATCCGGATGTGCTCGACACATGGTTCTCTTCATGGCTATGGCCGTTTTCGACATTCGGCTGGCCCAAAGAGACGCCGGATCTGAAATACTTTTACCCTACGGATTCGCTCGTCACCGCTCAGGAGATAATATTCTTCTGGGTGGCGAGGATGATAATGGCGGGCCTCGAGTTCAGGGGTGACATACCGTTCAGGAACGTCTATATTCACGGGACGGTGCGCGATATGACCGGAACGAAGATGTCGAAGTCGCTCGGTAATACCATCGATCCGCTCGATATGATCCAAAAATACGGCACGGATGCGCTGCGCTTCAGCATAATATCGATAACCGCGCAGGGCCAGGATGTATATTTGTCGGAATCCAGGTTTGAGCTGGGCCGGAACTTTGCTAATAAACTCTGGAACGCCTCAAGGTTCATAATGATGAATCTGAAGGCCGAAGAGATAGAAGTCGATTTATGCACATCCTTCAAAACCATGAAGCTTACGCTGGCCGAGAGATGGATACTTTCGCGTTTCTATTCGACATTAAGCTACGTTTCAAAGTGCCTCGATGAATATAAGTTCAATGAGGCGGCGAACGCCATATATGAATTCCTTTGGCACGAATTCTGCGATTGGTATATAGAGATAGCCAAATCCACTATAAACGAAAAATCTTCACAGGTGATACTGTACAAGATACTTGAAAAATCGCTTCGTATGCTGCACCCATTTATGCCTTTTATCACAGAAGAGATATGGCAGAAGCTTCCGAGATCAAAGGATGCTGCCGGAGATTCCATAATGACACAACCCTGGCCGCACGTCCAGAGCCAGATGATATCCAGACCTGACGAAGATGCCATGCAAAAGCTTATAGACCTGATCACTTCGATAAGAAATATACGGTCGGTATGGAATATAGAACCCCGCACAGAAGTAAACGCGATAATAAACACCCACGATGCCAAAGACGAGAAACTATTATCCGACAATATCGATCTTATAAAGAAGCTTGCGCGGGTATCGGGCTTAAGGATCGGAAAACATTCCAAGCCGAAAAGCTCGGCGGTGAGCGTTATAGGGAGTATGGAGGTATATTTGCCTCTCGAGGGCCTGATCGATTTTGAAAAAGAGAAGGCGCGGCTCGTTAAAGAGCACTCAAGGATGGAGAGCGAGATGAAGGGCCTCACCCAGCGCTTAAAGGACAAGAACTTCACATCAAAGGCTCCGAAGGAGATAGTCGAGAAGCAGACAGAACGAAAAACGGATCTGGCGATTCAGATAAAGAAGATTAAGGATAACTTAAAAGAGATAGGTGTTTAA
- a CDS encoding cofactor-independent phosphoglycerate mutase, whose protein sequence is MKYAILVGDGMSDYPVPELGDKTPLDVAKIPNINDIVKNGMIGLVKTVPTGMKPASDIANLSIMGYDPKTYYTGRGPLEAANIGVELAEDEIAFRCNLITANNDTLADYSAGHISERESSILIKFLDEKLGSDRVKFYHGKSYRNLVVFKTRSPDGVTELMKIACTPPHDISGKSISKHLPRGRGAEALIKLMEESRGLLNGQEINKVRIDLKENPANMIWLWGQGTNPNMPSFKGLFGIDGAVISAVDLVNGIGKLIGLELINVPGATGYYDTNYQGKGAYAVECLKNKDFVFVHVEAPDEAGHNGEVREKIRAIENFDKYVVGAVWKYLQSVGDYRIMVLADHATPLAIKTHVSDPAPFVMAGTGVKHNGFSAYNETNAMAAKVKFKSGARLTEMLIKNK, encoded by the coding sequence ATGAAATACGCCATACTGGTCGGCGACGGAATGAGCGATTACCCGGTGCCGGAACTTGGCGACAAGACGCCGCTTGATGTAGCAAAGATACCCAACATAAACGATATCGTTAAAAATGGTATGATCGGGCTGGTCAAGACTGTGCCGACAGGGATGAAGCCTGCCAGCGACATAGCGAACCTTTCGATAATGGGCTATGACCCGAAGACCTATTATACCGGCAGAGGGCCGCTTGAGGCGGCGAACATCGGAGTGGAGCTGGCTGAGGATGAGATAGCTTTCAGATGCAATCTGATAACCGCTAATAACGACACGCTGGCCGACTATAGTGCGGGCCACATATCGGAACGGGAGTCGAGCATCCTGATAAAATTCCTGGACGAGAAGCTCGGTTCCGATAGAGTTAAATTTTATCATGGAAAGAGCTACCGCAATCTGGTCGTATTCAAGACCAGATCTCCGGACGGGGTCACGGAACTTATGAAGATCGCATGCACTCCGCCCCATGACATCAGCGGTAAGTCAATATCGAAGCACTTGCCGCGGGGAAGAGGCGCTGAAGCGCTTATAAAACTTATGGAGGAGTCCAGGGGCCTTTTAAACGGCCAGGAAATAAATAAAGTGCGTATCGATCTTAAGGAAAATCCGGCCAATATGATCTGGCTCTGGGGCCAGGGCACAAATCCGAACATGCCGAGTTTTAAGGGGCTCTTCGGGATAGACGGCGCGGTCATCTCAGCGGTCGATCTCGTGAACGGCATAGGGAAGCTCATCGGGCTCGAGCTGATAAATGTGCCGGGGGCTACCGGGTATTATGACACGAACTATCAGGGAAAGGGCGCCTACGCGGTCGAATGCCTCAAGAATAAGGATTTCGTCTTCGTCCATGTCGAGGCGCCGGATGAAGCCGGCCATAACGGCGAAGTCAGAGAGAAGATAAGGGCTATAGAGAATTTTGATAAATATGTTGTCGGCGCCGTATGGAAGTACCTTCAGAGCGTCGGCGATTACAGAATAATGGTTTTGGCCGATCATGCTACGCCACTTGCGATCAAGACTCATGTTTCAGATCCGGCGCCTTTTGTAATGGCAGGCACGGGAGTCAAGCATAACGGATTCAGCGCTTATAATGAAACAAACGCCATGGCCGCCAAGGTGAAATTTAAGTCAGGCGCCCGGCTCACCGAAATGCTGATAAAGAATAAATAA
- a CDS encoding aspartate kinase: protein MGKGIIVQKYGGSSVADVEKIQNVAKRVIKAKAEGYDVVVVVSALGDTTDNLIALALQITNNPAERELDMLISTGEQVSCALLAMAIHELGGDAISFTGAQVGIITDNSFTRARIIDINAKRIEEALKKKRIVIVAGFQGVDLNYNITTLGRGGSNLTAVALAKVLNAKVCEMHTDVEGVFTADPRIVKDARKIDRISYEEMFELASLGAQVLQPRSIEVAMKFGVPIHVRSSFSNKQGTIISKEVRAMEDTVVSGVAMNSDEAKVTICDVPDKPGIAAKIFREIAKQDINVDMIVQNVSRTGATDVSFTVPSIDLSRTIKASKDISKKIGAGDVTFDKDIAKVSIVGIGMRSHSGIAAKMFEALAENNINIEMISTSEIKISCVVNKKSGHNAVRAIHTKFGLGKKGKR, encoded by the coding sequence ATGGGAAAAGGAATCATAGTCCAGAAATATGGCGGCTCAAGCGTTGCCGATGTCGAAAAGATCCAGAATGTGGCGAAGAGGGTTATAAAAGCCAAAGCGGAAGGTTATGATGTGGTGGTGGTCGTCTCGGCACTCGGAGATACTACGGATAATCTTATAGCTCTCGCGCTCCAGATCACAAATAATCCGGCCGAACGCGAACTGGATATGTTGATATCCACGGGCGAGCAGGTATCATGCGCGCTCCTCGCCATGGCGATACATGAGCTGGGCGGAGACGCTATATCTTTCACAGGCGCGCAGGTCGGCATAATAACCGATAACTCTTTCACCAGGGCCCGTATCATCGATATTAACGCAAAACGGATAGAGGAGGCATTGAAGAAAAAGAGGATAGTCATAGTGGCGGGCTTCCAGGGCGTGGACCTTAACTATAATATCACCACTCTTGGCCGCGGAGGCTCAAATCTGACCGCCGTAGCGCTTGCCAAGGTGCTGAACGCGAAGGTCTGTGAGATGCATACGGATGTCGAAGGCGTCTTCACCGCTGACCCCAGGATAGTCAAGGACGCGAGGAAGATCGACCGTATAAGCTACGAGGAGATGTTCGAGCTGGCATCTCTCGGAGCGCAGGTGCTGCAGCCGCGTTCAATAGAAGTCGCTATGAAGTTTGGGGTTCCGATACATGTGAGATCAAGTTTTTCCAACAAGCAGGGTACAATAATCTCCAAGGAGGTGAGGGCGATGGAAGATACGGTCGTTTCCGGAGTTGCTATGAACAGCGATGAGGCGAAGGTGACCATATGCGATGTGCCTGATAAGCCGGGAATAGCGGCAAAGATATTCAGGGAGATCGCTAAGCAGGATATAAACGTAGACATGATAGTGCAGAACGTTTCGCGCACGGGCGCCACCGATGTTTCATTTACCGTGCCGTCGATAGATCTATCCAGGACCATAAAGGCATCCAAGGATATATCGAAAAAGATCGGCGCGGGGGATGTCACGTTCGATAAAGATATCGCCAAAGTCTCGATCGTGGGCATAGGAATGAGAAGCCACTCCGGCATCGCGGCGAAGATGTTTGAAGCGCTGGCCGAAAATAACATAAACATCGAAATGATATCGACGAGCGAGATAAAGATATCGTGCGTAGTGAACAAGAAGTCCGGCCATAACGCGGTCCGGGCCATACACACGAAGTTCGGCCTGGGGAAAAAGGGGAAGAGATGA
- a CDS encoding ACT domain-containing protein, whose protein sequence is MIKSVMLGEELTISTKNKVGLLADISKMLADRGINIESALGYESGKTAKLMIVTSANLTIVNELKKKKYKSIKESEVVLVELDNKPGALKVVTTELKNAGIDIRYLYITSSSSPVEGSRMVVQTSDNEEAMALLSKYVNPKE, encoded by the coding sequence ATGATAAAGAGTGTAATGTTGGGAGAGGAACTGACGATATCAACAAAAAATAAGGTAGGGCTGCTTGCCGATATCTCTAAGATGCTTGCGGACAGAGGTATAAATATTGAATCCGCACTGGGTTATGAATCGGGCAAGACCGCAAAACTTATGATAGTCACCAGCGCGAACCTTACTATCGTCAATGAGCTCAAAAAGAAAAAATATAAGTCTATCAAAGAGTCTGAGGTCGTGCTAGTAGAGCTGGACAATAAGCCCGGTGCGCTCAAGGTGGTGACTACCGAGCTTAAGAATGCCGGGATAGACATCAGGTATCTCTATATTACCTCATCTTCATCTCCTGTAGAAGGGTCCAGGATGGTTGTTCAGACAAGCGACAATGAAGAGGCAATGGCACTTCTGTCAAAATACGTTAATCCGAAAGAGTGA
- a CDS encoding homoserine dehydrogenase: protein MKKINVGIIGFGTIGAGVVKALKSKSRYLRDKSGVDVNIAWICDKDLKARRPVTVNKKLLTTSIGKVIYDPKVDIVVELVGGVEPAKSIVMEALRAGKSVVTANKALLSDSGPEIFALADELGLSVGFEASVGGGIPIIRAMKEGFIANRFSLVYGIINGTSNFILSKMAEEKVSFNEALEIAQDKGYAERDPRLDISGGDSAHKLSVLASLGFGITAKGSDIFTEGITDIDRDDIEYALDMGYAVKPLAIAKRSGDELELRVHPTLIEKTHLLANVNGVYNAIFVKGDLVGENLFYGQGAGALPTSSAVISDIISIAGNSKISCCGGRNTSQKHVPIRKDVARIKKMDEVRTRYYIKFLALDKPGVLAKISGILAKHNISIASVTQKERRAVGAVPIVMMTHDSLEKDMSKALSEIRALNVIGKKLVRIRVEN from the coding sequence ATGAAGAAGATAAATGTCGGAATAATCGGATTCGGCACGATCGGCGCAGGTGTGGTCAAAGCGCTTAAATCGAAGAGCAGATACCTGCGGGATAAGAGCGGTGTAGATGTCAATATCGCCTGGATATGCGATAAAGACCTGAAGGCCAGGAGGCCTGTTACGGTAAATAAAAAATTGCTGACAACGTCTATCGGCAAGGTTATTTACGACCCAAAGGTGGATATCGTAGTGGAGCTCGTCGGAGGCGTCGAACCCGCAAAGTCTATCGTGATGGAGGCGCTCAGGGCCGGCAAGAGCGTGGTCACCGCCAATAAAGCGCTATTATCCGATTCCGGACCTGAGATATTCGCCCTGGCTGACGAACTTGGCCTTTCGGTGGGTTTTGAGGCAAGCGTGGGCGGCGGCATCCCGATAATACGGGCGATGAAGGAGGGTTTCATCGCTAACAGATTCAGCCTTGTCTACGGTATTATTAACGGGACCAGTAATTTTATCTTATCGAAGATGGCCGAGGAGAAGGTCTCGTTTAACGAGGCGCTCGAGATAGCGCAAGATAAGGGATATGCCGAGCGGGACCCGCGCCTGGATATCAGCGGCGGCGATTCGGCGCATAAGCTTTCCGTCCTTGCTAGTTTAGGGTTCGGTATCACCGCTAAGGGTTCAGACATATTCACAGAAGGCATTACGGATATCGATAGGGACGATATAGAGTACGCACTCGATATGGGGTATGCTGTAAAGCCGCTTGCGATCGCAAAAAGGTCCGGAGATGAACTCGAGCTTCGCGTCCATCCGACATTAATTGAAAAAACGCATTTGCTGGCTAATGTTAACGGCGTCTACAACGCAATCTTCGTTAAGGGGGATCTTGTAGGAGAAAATCTTTTCTATGGGCAGGGAGCAGGGGCTCTTCCGACTTCAAGCGCTGTCATAAGCGATATTATCTCAATAGCTGGGAATAGCAAGATCTCCTGCTGTGGAGGCCGAAATACATCTCAGAAGCATGTGCCAATCAGGAAGGATGTGGCGCGCATAAAGAAGATGGATGAGGTCCGGACCCGGTATTATATAAAATTCCTCGCGTTGGATAAGCCGGGTGTTTTAGCAAAGATATCGGGGATCCTCGCGAAACATAATATAAGTATCGCAAGCGTTACACAGAAAGAAAGGCGCGCTGTCGGCGCGGTGCCGATAGTGATGATGACTCACGATTCATTAGAGAAAGATATGTCGAAAGCTTTGAGTGAAATAAGAGCTCTCAATGTAATAGGCAAAAAGCTGGTCAGGATAAGAGTGGAGAATTGA
- the thrC gene encoding threonine synthase — protein MFYKGLIEKYGKFLPVTEKTPVVSLNEGNTPLVCASRISSLIGEGIEVYLKYEGLNPTGSFKDRGMTMAISKALEEGSKVVICASTGNTSASAAAYSARAGLKSIVLIPDGNIALGKLSQALIHGAKVIAIKGNFDDALELVKEISGKYPITLVNSLNPYRIEGQKTGAFEICDSLGDAPEFHAIPVGNAGNITAYWKGYKEYKAAGISSKLPKMLGFQAEGAAPIVLGHPVKEPHTIATAIKIGNPASWKQAVAARDESGGLIDMVSDEEILAAYKLLASREGVFVEPASAASVAGILKLAKKGFFKGQKARIVCILTGHGLKDPDRAIASVARPITLEPKVELILKEIGL, from the coding sequence ATGTTTTATAAAGGGTTAATAGAAAAATACGGGAAATTCCTACCGGTTACCGAAAAGACTCCTGTGGTAAGCCTGAATGAGGGCAATACTCCTCTTGTATGCGCTTCGCGGATATCATCGCTTATCGGCGAGGGCATCGAAGTATATCTGAAATATGAAGGTCTTAACCCCACAGGTTCTTTTAAAGACCGAGGGATGACGATGGCGATATCAAAAGCGCTTGAGGAGGGGTCGAAGGTCGTGATCTGCGCGTCGACAGGCAACACGTCCGCGTCGGCGGCGGCATATTCCGCCAGGGCCGGGCTTAAATCCATTGTCCTCATCCCTGACGGCAATATAGCCCTTGGCAAGCTTTCGCAGGCGCTCATTCACGGCGCGAAGGTGATAGCCATAAAAGGAAATTTCGACGATGCCCTGGAGCTGGTAAAGGAGATATCCGGCAAGTATCCGATAACGCTTGTCAATTCGCTTAATCCTTACAGGATCGAAGGGCAAAAGACCGGAGCCTTCGAGATATGCGACTCGCTGGGCGATGCGCCTGAATTTCATGCGATCCCGGTGGGCAACGCCGGGAATATCACCGCTTACTGGAAGGGCTATAAAGAATATAAAGCGGCGGGCATAAGTTCAAAGCTGCCGAAGATGTTGGGGTTCCAGGCGGAGGGCGCGGCCCCTATCGTTCTCGGACATCCCGTCAAAGAACCGCACACTATCGCTACAGCTATCAAGATCGGAAACCCCGCGAGCTGGAAACAGGCTGTGGCAGCGCGTGACGAATCCGGCGGGCTCATAGATATGGTTTCCGACGAAGAGATACTTGCCGCGTACAAACTATTGGCTTCCAGGGAAGGCGTCTTTGTCGAACCGGCCAGCGCCGCAAGCGTCGCCGGAATATTAAAGCTCGCTAAAAAAGGATTTTTTAAGGGTCAAAAAGCGAGGATCGTATGTATCCTGACAGGGCACGGGTTAAAAGATCCCGACAGGGCGATAGCCAGCGTTGCCAGGCCCATAACGCTGGAGCCTAAGGTCGAATTGATCCTGAAGGAGATAGGCTTATGA